In Blattabacterium cuenoti, a single window of DNA contains:
- the mutS gene encoding DNA mismatch repair protein MutS, with amino-acid sequence MNKKKNTHSIIKKNETPLMEQYNDIKSKYIDSILLFQVGEFYEIFGQDAIICSKILNIVLTKRSNNNIKLAGFPCHSLSTFLPKLIQSGYRVAICDQIETKKGKHIVKRGVTQIVTPGVILDENILNRKSNNFLASIFLNNNNIGLSFIDISTGEFFITEDTQINLLQYLERFKPSEIIFQKTDQQLYKKLLKYHYYTYPIENWMFDYSLSYEKLTDHFKTNSLKGFGIENMKLGIIASGSILNYLYNNQYTQLHHINHIKKIKKENHMWIDDFTFKSLEIFNSQNKQGISLLDVIDQTLTPMGSRLLKHWISFPLKNILQIKQRQNTVKELYLNKSLLYFIRTKLKDIYDIERIISKISIGKISPREILTLHKSIIGIIQIRKKILSYNQKDYNNLCKIISSFQNIEFISNKVVNLFQPNPPHNIDKGNIIANGVSQELDKIRLMYLSQKEYLNKLCEIEKLKTGISTLKIGYHNLFGFYFEIKTTNKKQIPSYWILKQTLSNAKRYITEKLKIFEHNILNAEQKIISIEKEIFYNIIQKMTKEIKPLQKNAKLISELDVLCSFSKSALDNNYEKPNIDNSLKFFIKEGRHPVIEKQFQSKIDYIPNDIILDKKKQQIMIITGPNMSGKSAVLRQTAIIILMAHIGSFIPAKYAQIGLIDSLFSRVGASDNISLGESTFMVEMNETANILNNISKRSFIILDEIGRGTSTYDGISIAWAIIEFLHQKDLKPLTLFATHYHELNNINNYLKRTKIFHISIKKNQNNIIFMRKLISGGSEHSYGIYVAKKSGMPISIVIRANELLKQFTKTKNFLKKNTINEITLDDIYKKKCLFLLKKIIYCLHSIKNINNITTETAHIKIQEIINLFNNNLRE; translated from the coding sequence ATGAATAAAAAAAAAAATACCCATTCAATAATAAAAAAGAACGAAACTCCATTAATGGAGCAATATAATGATATAAAATCTAAATATATAGATAGTATTTTATTATTTCAAGTAGGAGAATTTTATGAAATTTTTGGACAAGATGCAATTATTTGTTCTAAAATATTAAATATTGTTTTAACAAAACGATCAAATAATAATATTAAATTAGCTGGATTTCCATGTCATTCATTATCAACATTTTTACCAAAATTAATACAATCTGGATATCGTGTTGCTATTTGTGATCAAATAGAAACAAAAAAAGGCAAACATATAGTAAAAAGAGGTGTTACACAAATAGTAACTCCTGGTGTTATACTTGATGAAAATATTTTAAATAGAAAATCTAATAATTTTTTAGCATCTATATTTTTAAATAATAATAATATTGGATTAAGTTTTATAGATATTTCTACTGGAGAATTTTTTATAACAGAAGATACTCAAATTAATCTTTTACAATATTTAGAACGTTTTAAGCCAAGTGAAATTATTTTTCAAAAAACAGATCAACAATTATATAAAAAATTATTAAAATATCATTATTATACATATCCTATAGAAAATTGGATGTTTGATTATTCCTTGTCTTATGAAAAATTAACAGATCATTTTAAAACTAATTCATTAAAAGGATTTGGAATAGAAAATATGAAATTAGGAATAATAGCTTCTGGATCAATATTAAATTATTTATATAATAATCAATATACACAATTACATCATATTAATCATATAAAAAAAATTAAAAAAGAAAATCATATGTGGATTGATGATTTTACTTTTAAAAGTTTAGAAATATTTAATAGTCAAAATAAACAAGGCATATCTTTATTAGATGTAATTGATCAGACATTAACTCCTATGGGGAGTAGATTATTAAAACATTGGATATCTTTTCCATTAAAAAATATTTTACAAATTAAACAACGTCAAAATACAGTAAAAGAATTATATCTTAATAAATCACTATTATATTTTATTAGAACCAAATTAAAAGATATTTATGATATAGAAAGAATAATTTCTAAAATATCTATTGGCAAAATATCACCAAGAGAAATATTAACATTACATAAATCTATAATTGGGATTATACAAATACGAAAAAAAATATTATCATATAATCAAAAGGATTATAATAATTTATGTAAAATTATATCGTCATTTCAAAATATAGAATTTATATCTAATAAAGTTGTAAATCTTTTTCAACCAAATCCTCCACATAATATAGATAAAGGAAATATAATTGCTAATGGTGTTTCTCAAGAATTAGATAAAATACGATTAATGTACTTATCTCAAAAAGAATATTTAAATAAATTATGTGAAATAGAAAAATTAAAAACAGGAATTTCAACTTTAAAAATTGGATATCATAATTTATTTGGATTTTATTTTGAAATTAAAACTACAAATAAAAAACAAATTCCATCTTATTGGATCCTAAAACAAACATTAAGTAATGCTAAAAGATATATAACTGAAAAATTAAAAATTTTTGAACATAATATTTTAAATGCAGAACAAAAAATTATTTCTATAGAAAAAGAAATTTTTTATAACATAATTCAAAAAATGACAAAAGAAATTAAACCTTTACAAAAAAATGCAAAATTAATATCTGAATTAGATGTATTATGTTCTTTTTCTAAATCTGCATTAGATAATAATTATGAAAAACCAAATATTGATAATTCTTTAAAATTTTTTATAAAAGAAGGAAGACATCCAGTTATTGAAAAACAATTCCAATCTAAAATAGATTATATACCAAATGATATAATTTTAGATAAAAAAAAGCAACAAATTATGATTATAACTGGCCCTAACATGTCAGGAAAATCAGCTGTTTTACGACAAACTGCTATTATTATATTAATGGCACATATTGGTAGTTTTATTCCTGCTAAATATGCACAAATTGGATTAATAGATAGTTTATTTAGTAGAGTAGGTGCATCTGATAATATTTCTTTAGGAGAATCTACTTTTATGGTAGAAATGAATGAAACAGCAAATATATTAAACAATATTTCTAAAAGAAGTTTCATTATTTTAGATGAAATTGGAAGAGGAACTAGTACATATGATGGAATTTCAATAGCATGGGCAATTATTGAATTTTTACATCAAAAAGATTTAAAACCTCTTACACTATTTGCAACTCATTATCATGAATTAAATAATATAAATAATTATTTAAAAAGAACAAAAATATTTCATATTTCTATTAAAAAAAATCAGAATAATATTATTTTTATGCGCAAATTAATTTCTGGTGGATCTGAACATAGTTATGGAATTTATGTAGCAAAAAAATCTGGTATGCCTATATCAATAGTAATAAGAGCTAATGAATTACTAAAACAATTTACAAAAACAAAAAATTTTTTAAAAAAAAATACAATCAATGAGATTACTTTGGATGATATATATAAAAAAAAATGTCTTTTTTTGTTAAAAAAAATAATATATTGTTTACATTCAATAAAAAATATTAATAATATAACTACAGAAACCGCACATATTAAAATACAAGAAATAATAAATTTATTTAATAATAATTTGCGAGAATAG